The Capsicum annuum cultivar UCD-10X-F1 chromosome 3, UCD10Xv1.1, whole genome shotgun sequence genomic sequence ggacggactgccactctgtagaatttgcctttaagtttgggcggcaccttcttatcacacaacactcccgaagcgagcctccacttcatccaacctaccCCAATACGGTGgtagatatcctcatcaatctctcaattcccctgaatcatgaacccgagatacttaaaattatccctCCTACAAAAAACCTGGGAATCTAACTTAACTACCACCccgtcctcctgcctcaagtcattaaacttacattccatatactctgtcttgttcctactcaacctgaaccctttagactcaagggtttgtctccaaacctccaatttatcattcacacctcccTGCTCTCATCAATCAATACTACATTATCCGCAAAAAGCaaacaccaaggcacctctccttgaatacgccgcgtcaatacatccatcaccaatgcaaacaaaaatgggctaagagtcgatccctgatgcaaccctatcaagaTAGGAAAATACTCTAAATCTTCTCCCGTcatcctcacctgagtcttagATCCATCATATATGTCCTTAATCGATCTGATGTATGCCACCGGAGCCCCACTCACCTCCTAGCATCTCCAAAGAAcatccctagggactttgtcgtaagccttctccaagtcgataaacaccatgtgaagattTCCCAGACTGCTCCACCAGTCTCTGCACCAGGTGAATTTGCTCCGTCGTCGAGCGACCGGGCATAAAgccaaactgattctccaaaatagacacgatcctcctcaacctccgctcgaccactctctcccaaagcttcatagtgtgactcaacaacttgatacccctatagttgttgtaaCTCTGGATGTCatccttgtttttatataaacgaatcatggtactccacctctaAGCCTCAGGTATTTTTGCAGtattgaaaatgttgttaaacaaTTCGGTCAGCCACCTTAAACTAGCCCCGCCAGTAAACTTTTAAAAATCCACAAGAATCTCGTCTAGCCTCGTTGCCCttccccttcgcatcctgcgagtAGCCCCGctgacctcctccaccttaaaacgcCTACAATAGCTGAAATAACGACACTTCTCTGAGTATTCTAACCCCCCTAACACAATGTCtttgtccccctcatcattcaagagtctATGAAAATACGATTGTCATCTTCTCTTAATATGAACGTCCTCCACCAGCACACtaccatcctctcccttaatgcacttcacttgatcaaggtcacgacccttcctctccctagcctttagcaagcctatacaaccttttttcccTGTCTCTCTCCTCTAACcccatacaagctctcaaatacAGTtctttcctagctaacttgtactcctccctattaACCCGCTTATCCTcctcatccttactctcaaccaacttagcatatgcCCCATTCTttgtctccactttcttctttacTTCTTCATTTCACCACTAATCCCTCTGACGCTGACCAGCCCGGCCcatcgagacacccaacacctctctagcagtcTCCTTGATGCACCTAGCTGCCCTATTACACATACCAACTACGTCCCTCCTATACTCCCACACCTCCATCTCCGCCACCCTTCTTCACTATCTCCAGCACACTCATCGGCGTCAAGCCACCCCACTTTATTCTAGGTCAACCCTCCCCTCCCCTTCTTTTCTTATCCTTCTTTAAGCCCAAGTCCATCACCAGGAGCCTgtgttgggtcgaaagattctcactcagaatgaccttacaatccttacacaacattctatcccccttcctaagcaacagaaagtcaatctgagtcttggctattgCACTTCGAAAGGTGATCGGGTGATCAACCTTCTTCAGAAAGctcgaattcactaccaccaccccaaaggccctcgcaaaatctAACATAGCAGctccttcttcattcctctcccCAAAACCATACCCACCATGCACATCGTCATAGCCTCTTGGTAACACCCCGATGTATCCATTGAAATCTCCTACTATAACAATCTTCTCaaagctaggcacgcctctcaccaccttgtccaaagcctcccaaaaccgcttTCTCTCCTCATCGTCCAAGCCCACCTGCGGTGCATAAGCACTAGACACGTTCAGAGTAACTctcccaatgaccaacttaatagtcatcaacctatcgttgacccttttaacctctACTAATTGCCCTCTaagatcttcatctactaagatgcctacTCTATTCCTACGTCTCTCACTCTCCGAGTACCatagcttgtaaccatccacatccctggccttagaccctacccacttaatCTCCTGGACACGCGCAATATTAATCCTCccctttctaagaatcttcacaagatCTATAGatttaccctgaagggtccctatgttccaagaccccaccctcaacttatccACTcttggacttaccctgaagggtccctatgttGCAAGACCCCACCCTCAACCTATCTACTCTTGTAACACGTTTACCTCTACCACCTCTCACTCCATACCCCAACCCCGACCTAACACCAGACTTTGCCCCCATCCCAAACCAGCTCTCCCCTCTTTCCCCACTCCCAAACTAGCCCTCTCTTCTTCTCCCACCCCAACAACAGCCCCCAGCCCCAACCCCCTCGAACATAACCCTACCCTATCATCGACGCCCAAagccactactaaaaaaaacaaacaaagataaaaacaaaactaaactaagataGAAACAAAACTAACAGTGGGAAATATAGACCACACTAATGGCCTAACACCAAAAACAGCAAACAGATAATAAGAAGCAGTGCACCTCACCAATATCAGACAACAGACAATTCCAACAAATTAAACGCAAGTCaagatacaaaaaataatacGAGGAAgtaaataacaaaggttagaagtcaccgggttACACTAGAAGATCAAGTCCTCTTCTCTTGCGTGGTATGTTGGATGTTGGATCCCGACAAATTGATACAAAAACTGGTCGCCGGGATATTTTCGCCGGAGCTTTGCCGGAGTACCACCGAAATCGGTCGCTTGTGACCGGATCTGTACACTGACTATGTCGCCGGAGTTGAGCCGACGGTGACCCTAACCTGCCGGCAAAAATAGTAAAAGGTGCGAACGACGGGGAGAGGGCAAagaggaagagagagaaaaaccCAAAGGGTTGAGGGAGAGAGGTAGTCGCTTCTACTTACATGTCGCCGACCCTATTGATTCAATGCCGGCGTCGGAGAAGCCTGAGTCACGTCAAAACTACCGTTAGAAAAATCCAAGGGGGagcaaataataatattaaacttGTTATGTTAGTACAAATTGTTAAATGTGGGCCTCAAAATTCTTTAAGTATggatttctatttttaatataataatttttttgaaaaaaaggataatatatttcaaattcaaatatccttatcttttaatttaaaatttttattataatactcTATTAACCATGTGTTAAAATTGCCATGTGATTTATTCTTATATTGTTACTTGACTTTTTTCTATACTTcgtgctttataatatatatagattatatttctcgaaaaaattaaaatattttccaaaactacTACAAAACCATGGTGAAACTTCACCTAAATTTCATCCAAAAACATTTGGGAATTTATGGCCAAGTCTAGCTAATTATTGGGTTGATAGAGTGATTTGACGGATATTTAAATGTCAATGACAAAATCCCCctttaattaaaggaaaaaaagaaaagaaaaaaaaaaagtttcgtGCGAACAAGTTTGTAACCACGATTCAGTCAAATTAATGGCGGTCGTGGCCTTTACGTCTgtcaatacaaaaacaaaaactcgCTCTACCTGAATTTCATAAAATTGTGCGAAAACCCTAATTCCCTTAACTCTGTGAAATTGGTGATGGGGAACGTTAACTGTGTATTCTGCGGATGCATTGAACAAGCGAGCGTCGGTGTGGTTGAAAAATGGGGACGTTTTGACAGGTTAGCTGAACCAGGCCTCAATTTCTGGAATCCTTTAGCTGGGGAATGCCTCACTGGAACTCTATCCACTAGGATCAATTCTCTCGATGTCAAAATTGAGACCAAAACCAAGGTATACTATTTATTCCTAGAAAGCCCCCCATGCTGTTTTCcattttatgtatgaaaacacttAATGATCGATCGGTGAACTTAGTTTTTTACAGTCTCTGGTTACGATTGTAGTAAGTAGACGTTTTGCAATTCGCTCATGTGGCAATTTTTGTGTCAAATGTTTGTATTAGTTAGAAGATGTTCGTTATcggtttcaatttgtttgtctggttttgacttgacacgaaatttaagaaagtaaaagaagtttttttaatcttgtggtcttaaattaaagatatggtGAATGTACCAAATGTTCTTTGATTTTGTGGTCTTAGACATCTCAGGGAAAGTTAAAACTAATGGGTTGTCCAAGAAAGGAGAGAGATGTTctttttaaaacacattaaaaaggaaagtaagaccaACAAATTGAAAAAGAGCCATGATTATAATACTGATATCAGTTAATACCTAATCGACAAAACAAAATCTATGAACAGACTAGCTAACTGTGCAGCTACAGGGAATTTGAAACCATTTTATGGGCCATCAAAAGATTGGCCTTCTTTAGACCAAGCTCAATTTCTATTAGGATGGTATCAAGTGGGTGGAAAAACCTAGGAATATTGGGTTGTGAGAAAGAGGAAAAAAGCTCAGATGGTCTCAACTTACTGTTGTTTGGTGAAAGTTTATTCTAGCTGATTGAACTCAACTTTAACCTGTTGGAATTTCACACACACTTATAATGTTATGTTTTTATGAGGTGGTATACTGCTGAAGAAAGTCGGAGATTAGATTGATACACTCGTGAAGAGATGAAGTTGTTAATTTTTAGGGAACTTTACCTACCCCTATAATCTGAAGGTAATGTTTCCAATGTCTGAAAAGCTTTGTGTAAGTCATTCAGATATTGTGCAGTTTCTTTCAGAGTACGGcaacatttgtttttttttaagattcagacgtttGAATCTTAATGTACACATTCAtcgaatgattaagatgttgtctctagatatgaaaactgaatgattaagactttGTTTTTCAACATCCGAATGTGCAAAAaagttttatttgtatatataataaaacaaaaagtacaattcaaataaaaactaattatatatcagaaaaatatgtaatttaatacaacaaaattattatttgattgaaaaaaaatttaaatggtggttgcggtgacaatgattgatgttagtgattagtaatgttagtggtgatagttgtgatgactagtattgtagtgactgttatgatggtggcggttgatagtggtggtggtggttgtgatgtgacgttacttgctgttagtagttggaggtgttgattgtgaaggatgaaaaatgaatgcatgatggttgatgatgtgttggtgctagttggagatgttgttagttgtgatggtggagatggttgttagtagatataaattgtagcgatgatggtgattgaagtgatggtagaagtggcattactagtgacaatggtggtggccgctgaagaatgtgtggaggttttgatgtattagtggtagtggtgctggttgtgatagatgagttggtcgattGTAGGGATTGaccggtagtggttgatgatggtagtgCTGTTGACAGCGGTGGTGGcggtaaatataattaaaataatagaggtagtagctgtggtagcggttgacaagaGTGGTTGGTAGCGATGTTTGTTGtcgatggtggaggtggttggtggtggtggttgacaatgatggcggtggcagaggtggtgactgatgattatgaatagagtggcggtgaatattatccaacaccagaatacctcttcagacctattaagatttgattctagatctgaatgattaagacctattcagacctattaagagctaaaatcttaataaaaaataaatgcacttactGGTTTGAAGTCTGAatcattcagattcagatgtccattaagtgcaaacaaatgagccctaCATCATGCTAagcatttttcttctttttcttactcGTCTAGACTGGAATAGGAACTGCTATTGGAGTAATCTGTCCTTTCTTTTAATGGATTGTTCTGTTAAGCCTATAGTTGTGTATTGACGACATAGTTTGGTCAAAAATTTACCTTAGGAAAGTTAAAGCACCATTTCACTGGCTCCCCATAGTTAGATGGTTTCATAAGATTCTCCTGGAAGTAGACAAAATTGTCATAAATTGACACTTAGCAAATGGTAGTTCTCTATGATACAGTCAATGATAATCAAATGCTTTTGATTGTGAGTCcctttaatttatttactttgcCCTAAAGCGACTGGTATCTTTTTGGGGAATCAATAGCAAAGTAGTTGATTGAGGTGGGTGATCGGATTTGATTGGTATTAGAAGCTCTAGTCAGAAATGAGCAAATATGTTGTTTTACCGGGTCAAGTTGACTAATGTGCAATTGTTCAGGACAATGTGTTTGTTCAATTGCTGTGCTCGATCCAATATAGAGTGATCAGGCAAAATGCGGATGATGCTTTCTATGAGTTGCAAAATCCAACGGAGCAGATTCAGGCTTATGTATTTGATGGTAATCTATCTTTTTGTGAgtatattttcactattttgctTACTTATGCCACTTGTACCATGCTCATCCCGTTAAATGTTCTTGATTCTTCTAGTTGTTCGAGCCCATGTCCCCAAAATGAATTTGGATGAGCTTTTTGAGCAAAAGGATGAAGTTGCTAAGGCTGTCTTGGAGGAACTTGAGAAGGTAAATTTGTGTCTTTGTGCAGGCAGGAAATGAAATCTCACTTGCACCATTTTTAAATTTGGAACAGAATCTGACCACAGGAAATAAGGGGATTTGGTAGGATGGTGAGTGGTAAAGAAAACAAAGGAAAAACTCGTTAGTTCGTTTGTTCGTATGTTCTTTATGTTGAAAGTcaacaaattttacttttttcaaactGTCGAAGCCTGGATTTTCTGTAGAAGGCAgtattaaaatacataaaatcattTGGATGACTTCTGTCCTCCAGAAGTTTTGGGTCTCCTACCACTTGTTTGTTCCTTAGTTGAGATTTTATCATGCAAAGTGTAACTTCTGATCAATTATATGTGGAAGGGTGGGGATTTTGGAACATTAAATATTAGACTGCCTCCCTGCTTGGGATTATTTTAACAATTGCTTCTTACTCAAGATCCTCTTTTTCTCCCTCTTTGTACAGTTCGTCttaattccttttctttttttctcaaagcGCATTCCTCATATTATCTAGAAGCATCTATGGTTAATGACAATTATCAACTCACCTTTTTGGAGAAGATACTCCAGAATCTTCAAAGTGGATATTCAAGTAGTCAACTTCCACTAATTGAAGTGAAATAGGCTTTTCTGTTGTCCTTTCAGTATGTTAGGGGAGTATACTTACTCTTGGTCTGCCATCTTCTAAACGTTATACTATTACTTAAAATGTCTCTAAAAGAAaatgatgtattatttttttttcaattttatttcattacTCAATTAAAATTGAGGCAGAACCTATGATACAATGTCCTTATACACCCCGCAAAAAGGGAAAATTCCCAGAAGGGGAAAGACGAATTACTCTCacctttctcaaaaaaaaaagaaaaaagaatggcACTAAAAGGGATGTTATTGCAAAATTTATCAGCTTTTTTCTGGTGTGTGCTtaggtctttcttttcttttcttttctttagtatgTCAGTGAACATTCTTGACCTTGGTCTATAGAATaaactttattttatgttatttttactgGTCAAGTAGAATTGTTTGCATATGCCATTGTTACAGAGTTCACAAGGGTTTGAAAGTTTCCCGAGTCTTccatctcaaaaatattttccccGTATGCAATAGGAAATTTACGTTTGTTGAAGTACCTTATTTAGTTTATTATATGCCAGGTGATGGGTGCATATGGATATAATATTGAGCACATACTGATGGTTGACATTATTCCTGATGCTTCTGTGAGAAGAGCAATGAATGAGATAAATGCAGGTAAGAAACTGCAGTAGTTTGGCACAGGAATAAAATTTATTGTTAAAAAAATGCATGGTTTATGGTTTGAAGGGTAATTTGTTTCTACTCCAAAATTAGTACAAAAAGCTGGTTGATGGTATTTTTCTACTTTTCCTGCTTTTGAAAATTAGTCCACAATAGTGTTGATAATACTTAGTTTACAACAAGAAGAAAATACCAACAAGAACATACCCATTGTATTTATTCTACAAAGTAAGTCTGGGGAGGGTAGTACGCAAACCTTACCTCTACCCTaaggtgaggtagagaggctgcTTCCAATGGACCCCCAACTCAAGTCAAAAACAGTCTAGAAAAAGTCGTTATGAAAGTGCAAGTGACAATAGACAGTAACATAACAACAGATAGTAGCATAACAATACGACAAAATAATGCTACAATCGTAGAACACGAAACAACTGCTATCAACAAAAAGtgaagaacaagaaactacaagcgTAGGGAAACAATATAATGCACTCCTACCTAATAGCATGGTCGCACCCCTACCTACTCACCATTTACCTTAATTTACATCCTCCACTCTTTCTTATCTAAGGTctatgtcctccgtaagctgcaACTATGTCATgtcttgtctaatcacctctctccaatattttttcGGTCTGCCTCTACCTCTTCTAAATCCACCGGTAACCAACCTCTCACATCTCCGCACTGGGGCATCTTTACATCTCCTCATTGGATGTTTGAACCATCTTAACCCCGTTTTCctcatcttgtcttccaccgagTCACTCTCACGTTGTCTTGCATGTCCTCATTTTTAATTCTATCCCTCCTATTAAATCCACACATCTatcacaacatcctcatctccaccATCTTATCTTCTGAATGTGAGAGTTGTCAACACTCCGCCCCATAATACTTAACTTCTACTTCTGAATCAGCGTAGTTCTCCATATGAATAAGATTTTGTGTCAAAGAATGCATGGTTTAAGATTTAAGGGGTATTAGTATTCAAATAGAGCGTCGATGGTACTATATTACAAAACTACATGTTGATAATACTTAGTTTCTACTTCTGAATCAGTGCACACATAGAGCATTGGTACTAACCTGTTGTAATCCTTACTAAGATTCAATGCACATGTCGGAAATTGGACACTCTTAAATCTTCGAGCATGGTGCTGATTGAGGACACATCTGGTGTGTGGAGAGACAAAAGTTACCTAATGTGTCCTTTTTGTTTCTACAAGTACTACAATAACATACTAGTCCCACAAGTGGTGTCTTGAGAGGGTAGTGTGTATGCTGACCGTAACCTTACCATGGGAGGTACAAAAGaggtttccgatagaccctcgaaTCAATTAACAACATTACAAAACagttcttaaaaaataaaacaatggCAGTGAGAATCCaaggaaaaaaaactaaaaaagcatgacaaaacatactaaaaaaggATCAATAACTACAACCTATaacctatgttgctcgaactctaaAAAAAATGTTAATGGTGCATGTCgaatccttcaaaagtagtgcattttttagGAGCATCTGGGGTGGGGCAacattttggagagtccgaggaacttgtctacaacaaaataatacaataattgaagtATAAGAAACATTAAATAGTAACTGAAATGGAATAACAAGAAATTGCAAGAGTAATACTGGGACTACTAGTATGTAAGGATAAGTGAGACAACACTCAACTACCTAACTAAACCTCTGCCCTAATTCATGTCGTCCATAATCACTTTTCTAAGATCATGTCGTCGGTAAGTTGAAGTTGCATCATGTCTTATCTAACCACCTCTCCtgatacttcttcggcctacctcatTCTTCCCTGAAACCATTTGTattcaacctctcacacctccgcacttgTGCATCTCCTCTTCACATACACGTACTATCTTAGTCTTGTTCCCGCATCTTGTTCTTTATTGTGGTCACTCCTAAGTCCTACCTTGTTCCTGaaaacttgatttttaattttatctctCGTAATTTGACCACAAATTTATCACGGCATCCTCATTTCCACAACTAGAACCTCATTTCTAGAAGCTAAGTTGCCCGGACTCGGGTACGGGTGTCTGATAAGGATACGGATCTAGAGGTTGGATCCTTCAAGGTCTCAATTTAAAGATTTGGGGATATAGATCTAGAGATAGATACGGGTGTGGGATGCGGCGaaacataatttaaatatctaaaaatagagttataaaacataaattatgagatattatgtggaaaacttgagaaaatattGTTGTAGAAGAAAAACCTGGAAGgagattaacaaaaaaaaagcaataatataaaattttctatgtacaaggtatttcattttctttaatttcaccTTAACTTTTGTTATGATTACAAATCTTCTCTGGATTTTCCTGGTCGATTTTAgtcaaagtacccaaaatcagtTGACCAGCTAGATTACCGATCCCACACGCACACCCAC encodes the following:
- the LOC107863407 gene encoding protein PPLZ12 isoform X1, encoding MGNVNCVFCGCIEQASVGVVEKWGRFDRLAEPGLNFWNPLAGECLTGTLSTRINSLDVKIETKTKDNVFVQLLCSIQYRVIRQNADDAFYELQNPTEQIQAYVFDGNLSFFVRAHVPKMNLDELFEQKDEVAKAVLEELEKVMGAYGYNIEHILMVDIIPDASVRRAMNEINAAQRMQLASVYKGEADKILQVKKAEAEAEAKYLGGVGVARQRQAITDGLRENILNFSHKVEGTSAKEVMDLIMITQYFDTIKDLGNSSKNTTVFIPHGPGHVRDIGDQIRNGLMEAASAQVTE
- the LOC107863407 gene encoding protein PPLZ12 (The RefSeq protein has 2 substitutions compared to this genomic sequence), giving the protein MGNVNCVFCGCIEQASVGVVEKWGRFDRLAEPGLNFWNPLAGECLTGTLSTRINSLDVKIETKTKDNVFVQLLCSIQYRVIRQNADDAFYELQNPTEQIQAYVFDVVRAHVPKMNLDELLEQKDEVARAVLEELEKVMGAYGYNIEHILMVDIIPDASVRRAMNEINAAQRMQLASVYKGEADKILQVKKAEAEAEAKYLGGVGVARQRQAITDGLRENILNFSHKVEGTSAKEVMDLIMITQYFDTIKDLGNSSKNTTVFIPHGPGHVRDIGDQIRNGLMEAASAQVTE